A section of the Centropristis striata isolate RG_2023a ecotype Rhode Island chromosome 7, C.striata_1.0, whole genome shotgun sequence genome encodes:
- the zgc:112294 gene encoding transmembrane protein 17A, translating into MPVFYSPVPENLQMGLAHMGGSVFTNNRTADSDFTREQEDAAVVNELVSHLPLQMLLYFNMFYFPCWWFSAVFMLEVKFHYLPGYYQALLITGMILLTVIEVARLYLGYIGNLKEKVPELAAFWLLSFMFQLPVLLFFVTDEGIIILPLERAVHSLYLLFLLAQILSSFLALRTMTRKLTLLFHLRQFGKVESLRHAGMSPVYGLPHHRSVLPVSPIHDMYH; encoded by the exons ATGCCTGTGTTTTACTCACCTGTCCCCGAGAACCTGCAGATGGGTCTGGCCCACATGGGAGGCTCCGTGTTCACCAACAACAGGACGGCGGACAGCGACTTCACCAGGGAGCAGGAGGACGCTGCCG TGGTCAATGAGCTGGTTTCTCACCTCCCCCTGCAGATGCTTCTGTActtcaacatgttttatttccccTGTTGGTggttttctgctgttttcatGCTGGAAGTTAAG TTCCATTATCTTCCCGGGTACTACCAGGCTCTGCTCATAACCGGGATGATCCTCCTCACAGTCATTGAAGTGGCCCGACTTTATCTGGGCTACATTGGCAACCTTAAAGAAAAG gtGCCAGAGCTGGCAGCCTTCTGGCTGCTGTCTTTCATGTTCCAGCTGCCGGTGCTGCTGTTCTTCGTGACCGATGAAGGAATTATCATCCTGCCTCTGGAGAGAGCCGTCCACTCCCTCTACCTCCTCTTCCTGCTGGCCCAGATCCTGTCCTCCTTCCTGGCGCTCCGGACCATGACCCGGAAGCTCACCCTGCTCTTCCATCTGCGCCAGTTTGGGAAGGTGGAGAGCCTCCGCCACGCCGGGATGAGCCCCGTCTACGGGCTGCCCCACCACCGCAGCGTGCTGCCGGTCTCACCCATCCACGATATGTACCATTAG
- the selenoe gene encoding selenoprotein e gives MWAFLVLTLALTVRASDSDNDTAVEEKLEIARGKLLAPSVVGUGIKKMPELHHFLLERWALYHNLEYDSSEEKKPRLIFYNEKDEVVKTVPVKKMKADEISSLLDSLGFYKRSQKGEEVPEEFQHFPLRTPRDEL, from the exons atgtgggCCTTCCTGGTGCTCACTCTGGCTCTCACTGTCAGAGCATCAGACTCTGACAACGACACCGCGGTTGAAGAAAAGCTTGAAATCGCCAGAGGAAAACTGCTG GCTCCCAGTGTGGTCGGATGAGGTATAAAGAAAATGCCCGAGCTCCATCATTTCCTTCTGGAGCGCTGGGCTTTATA CCACAACTTGGAATACGATTCATCGGAGGAGAAGAAACCCCGTCTGATATTCTATAACGAAAAGGACGAGGTTGTAAAG ACCGTTCCTGTGAAGAAAATGAAGGCGGACGAGATCAGCAGCCTGTTGGACTCGCTCGGTTTCTACAAGAGGTCCCAGAAAGGGGAAGAGGTGCCAGAGGAGTTCCAGCATTTCCCCCTGCGCACCCCGAGGGACGAGCTGTGA